Genomic window (Deltaproteobacteria bacterium):
AAAACCAAGGTCAGTCGCTCAAGCGGAAACGTGTTCATGGATCTTGGTTTCCCCCCGGAAGAAGCCGAACATCTTAAGATCCGATCGTCTCTCATGATCCATCTTCGCAGGGTCATCGAGGCCCGGGGGCTGAAACAGGCCGACGTGGCGGTATTACTCGGCGTTACCCAGC
Coding sequences:
- a CDS encoding XRE family transcriptional regulator yields the protein MKTKVSRSSGNVFMDLGFPPEEAEHLKIRSSLMIHLRRVIEARGLKQADVAVLLGVTQPRVSDLYQGKIHLFSIDTLVDMLAHAGVRIKFAVSSPKRKLKVA